In Quercus robur chromosome 10, dhQueRobu3.1, whole genome shotgun sequence, a genomic segment contains:
- the LOC126702758 gene encoding uncharacterized protein LOC126702758: protein MEGLIPMVFKAFKKNRVRSQYRCLSSGASQSYNITDFYTNSQSHVYMLPSTEKVGGFHTQRNGHRRHKSVGDYAVEFSSSGENMRRMEVAPPAPQKLVRFRSHRMFSCVTGA from the coding sequence ATGGAGGGTCTCATCCCCATGGTGTTCAAGGCATTCAAGAAAAACAGAGTTCGCAGCCAATACAGGTGTCTCTCCTCAGGAGCTTCTCAAAGTTACAACATAACTGATTTCTACACCAATAGCCAGAGTCATGTATACATGTTGCCTTCAACTGAAAAGGTAGGTGGTTTTCACACACAGAGAAATGGTCACAGGAGACACAAGTCTGTTGGAGATTATGCCGTTGAATTCTCATCATCTGGAGAAAACATGAGAAGAATGGAAGTTGCACCTCCTGCCCCCCAGAAACTTGTGAGGTTTAGGAGCCACAGAATGTTCTCATGTGTAACTGGTGCCTAG
- the LOC126703002 gene encoding uncharacterized protein LOC126703002, with product MTLIPSFIGSRRRTLQQIWNKKDGMNRTFSSKIPKKPSPAPPKVDGSTDKTKKKKKKKQSPTRNPLQDFNAISTISSSSYGSESSSVSSEAPRGCLRFFLSHHSSSSTSNSKTSFDRYKTVSKTPKSAPNVMVSKLSKSKPSRESKLSKSNIEENPDRPISQKAQKIKKNPPCLYQWQSGKKTSSKTGQKLKLSSVLNNSDDSVNKLASGSEVEGLERVVSHVGEATELKPWGAADATCTPLSKTASGSGLDCEVGKVVEENSNRSNSKTPPVLPSVSPEIQCGSSVVSTTITPSCYAAGPMVSGVTDKRKCRPRGILAIGENDDFGKVKPFDSFDDDVDEENVVGVGDESLVIPEPAEASVHWLLSPCNEEDEDQKENSENMSCGAERPAGSAMLQSPSPLSGDGFSSDISNNCNTTSTTSSSWRRSTHLISPKGLPEFEGFMEPLCDQEAIMSSHCVTPSREAVPLKEGGKNHNDIEGENSPFSKGSFSGNVMQTPQSDLSSGRPVGLSWLNEDSYKKQHFEAELNSVADILQMTRLSPKRHLLTEDTVDSSFQFDCLTNSSNSIDLTQFQKILDDQASWLSNSTFDSVSQSQMRISWREGLASRIYEMDEFDCCRCLSDEEEDASGCNGDQLKSHCSPEANKDVASNQIFTGNSMCTEFVDNELGTDENGKEQFPSQLQCSCAESISTDGGGLVASKDSDWSLCYKNHLFEV from the exons ATGACTCTTATACCCTCATTTATCGGCTCAAGACGAAGGACACTGCAACAAATTTGGAATAAAAAAGATGG aaTGAACCGAACTTTCTCTTCTAAGATCCCAAAGAAACCTTCTCCAGCACCGCCAAAGGTCGATGGAAGCACTGACAAgaccaagaaaaagaagaagaagaagcagagtcCTACCCGAAACCCATTACAAGATTTCAATGCCATTTCCACCATCTCCAGCAGTAGCTATGGCAGTGAGTCTTCTTCTGTGTCCAGTGAAGCTCCCAGAGGCTGCCTcaggttctttctctctcaccattcttcttcttctacttcaaATTCGAAAACCTCTTTTGATAGATACAAAACTGTGTCCAAAACACCCAAATCAGCCCCTAATGTGATGGTTTCAAAGCTATCCAAATCTAAGCCCTCAAGGGAGAGCAAACTGTCAAAATCAAACATTGAAGAAAACCCAGATAGACCCATATCACAGAAAGCacagaaaattaagaaaaaccCACCTTGCTTGTACCAATGGCAATCTGGGAAGAAAACCAGTTCCAAAACCGggcaaaaattgaaactttcttCTGTTCTAAACAATAGTGATGATTCTGTGAATAAGTTGGCATCTGGGTCTGAAGTAGAAGGACTTGAGAGGGTGGTTAGTCATGTAGGTGAGGCCACTGAGCTCAAACCATGGGGTGCTGCTGATGCAACTTGTACTCCTTTGAGTAAAACAGCAAGTGGGTCAGGTTTGGATTGTGAAGTTGGTAAGGTTGTGGAGGAGAACTCAAACAGGAGCAATAGTAAGACACCTCCTGTTCTGCCCTCGGTGTCGCCTGAGATACAATGTGGATCATCTGTGGTGTCTACAACGATAACGCCTTCTTGTTATGCTGCTGGCCCCATGGTTTCTGGGGTCACTGACAAGAGGAAATGTAGGCCTAGAGGGATTCTAGCTATTGGAGAAAATGATGACTTTGGTAAAGTTAAGCCTTTTGATAgttttgatgatgatgttgatgaagaaaaTGTTGTAGGGGTTGGTGACGAGTCACTCGTGATCCCTGAACCTGCTGAGGCTTCAGTGCATTGGCTTTTATCTCCATGTAATGAGGAGGATGAGGATCAGAAGGAGAATTCTGAAAATATGTCATGCGGAGCTGAGAGGCCGGCAGGGTCTGCCATGCTTCAATCTCCTTCACCCTTATCTGGTGATGGGTTTTCTTCAGATATTAGTAACAATTGTAATACAACAAGTACTACTAGTAGTAGTTGGAGAAGGAGTACTCATTTAATTTCTCCAAAGGGACTTCCAGAATTTGAAGGATTTATGGAGCCTCTGTGTGACCAAGAGGCCATTATGTCTTCTCATTGTGTGACACCAAGTCGTGAGGCTGTTCCCTTAAAAGAAGGTGGGAAAAACCATAATGATATTGAAGGTGAGAATTCTCCATTCTCCAAGGGCTCTTTTAGTGGAAATGTCATGCAAACCCCACAATCAGACTTAAGCTCAGGTAGACCTGTTGGCCTATCATGGTTAAATGAAGACAGTTACAAGAAACAGCACTTTGAAGCTGAACTGAATTCAGTGGCTGACATACTTCAAATGACAAGGTTGTCTCCCAAGAGACATTTATTAACAGAGGATACTGTTGATTCAAGTTTCCAGTTTGATTGTCTAACTAATTCTTCCAACTCCATCGATCTTACCCAATTTCAGAAAATTTTAGATGATCAAGCTTCATGGCTTTCAAATTCTACTTTTGATAGTGTGTCGCAATCCCAGATGAGAATATCTTGGAGGGAAGGATTAGCTAGCCGAATTTATGAGATGGATGAATTTGATTGTTGCAGATGCTTATCAGATGAAGAGGAAGATGCCAGTGGCTGCAATGGTGACCAATTAAAATCCCATTGCAGTCCTGAGGCCAATAAAGATGTAGCAAGTAATCAGATATTTACTGGCAACTCGATGTGTACTGAATTTGTAGATAATGAACTAGGAACTGATGAGAACGGTAAAGAACAGTTTCCATCTCAATTACAATGTTCCTGTGCAGAATCCATCAGCACCGATGGAGGTGGCCTTGTTGCTTCAAAGGATTCAGATTGGAGTCTATGCTACAAGAACCACCTGTTTGAAGTATAA